The Streptomyces sp. CC0208 genome window below encodes:
- a CDS encoding alpha/beta hydrolase, which yields MLAKVTRRRCAVSGAVGLALLGAGLPAVAADGSGPDLSRFYGQKIKWSKCVGMEAPKDLQCGKVTVPLDYAKPHEGSLDLALARYRSTAKHKRGSVLINFGGPGGPGVPALAGAGDDFMGLTDEYDVVSFDPRGVGRSSPVSCGAGTDEALAATDDETAVAQNTRAVLGRLRDAAAECAKHSGPVLRHIGTVNVSRDLDIMRQALGDKKLNYLGFSYGSRLGAVYATQFPKKVGRLVLDGVDTLTEPLSEQGVAGAAGQQTALEDFVGWCVKDVACPFGTDARGAREQVLRLVASLDEDPVPTDFGPDFTGQDLVGAISQALYSEDLWPSLERALAELVEDGDTTGVLSFASGGSGVLTRARPLSDDPTHAPLVDAEDVPLDNLPAALMAVNCADDPDRPGADRITADLPRLRAAYEQASPVFGRYRLTEYLMCFGRPKGTDFIREKVRDVPTAKILLVGTRGDPATPYRWTVETAKRLGDSAVVLDNKGEGHTGYGSSKCVHRKVDDFLLYGSLPPNGSSCGAERDE from the coding sequence ATGCTCGCCAAGGTGACGAGGCGACGATGCGCTGTGTCCGGAGCTGTCGGGCTGGCCCTGCTCGGCGCCGGGCTGCCGGCCGTGGCCGCGGACGGCTCCGGACCTGACCTGTCGCGTTTCTACGGCCAGAAGATCAAGTGGTCGAAGTGCGTGGGCATGGAGGCACCGAAGGATCTGCAGTGCGGAAAGGTCACTGTTCCCCTCGACTACGCGAAGCCCCACGAGGGCAGCCTCGACCTGGCACTCGCCCGCTACCGGTCCACGGCCAAGCACAAGCGCGGTTCGGTGCTGATCAACTTCGGCGGCCCGGGCGGCCCGGGCGTGCCCGCGCTCGCGGGCGCAGGCGACGATTTCATGGGTCTGACGGACGAGTACGACGTGGTGTCCTTCGACCCGCGCGGAGTGGGCCGGTCCTCGCCGGTCAGCTGCGGCGCCGGCACCGACGAGGCGCTGGCGGCCACCGACGACGAGACGGCCGTCGCGCAGAATACGCGGGCCGTGCTCGGGAGGCTGCGGGATGCTGCCGCCGAGTGCGCCAAGCACTCCGGGCCCGTGCTCCGGCACATCGGCACGGTGAACGTCTCCCGCGACCTGGACATCATGCGCCAGGCCCTCGGCGACAAGAAGCTCAACTACCTCGGCTTCTCCTACGGGAGCCGGCTCGGGGCGGTGTACGCGACCCAGTTCCCGAAGAAGGTGGGACGGCTGGTGCTGGACGGTGTGGACACCCTCACCGAGCCGCTGTCCGAGCAGGGCGTGGCGGGCGCGGCCGGGCAGCAGACGGCACTGGAGGACTTCGTCGGCTGGTGTGTGAAGGACGTCGCCTGTCCGTTCGGCACCGACGCACGCGGTGCCCGTGAGCAGGTCCTGCGGCTCGTGGCGTCGCTGGACGAGGACCCGGTGCCGACGGATTTCGGCCCCGACTTCACCGGACAGGACCTCGTGGGCGCCATCAGCCAGGCCCTCTACAGCGAGGATCTGTGGCCCTCTCTGGAGCGGGCGCTCGCCGAGCTCGTGGAGGACGGCGACACCACGGGGGTCCTCAGCTTCGCGAGCGGCGGCTCCGGCGTCCTCACCCGTGCGCGCCCGCTCTCCGACGACCCGACGCACGCCCCCCTCGTGGACGCGGAGGACGTGCCGCTCGACAATCTTCCGGCGGCGCTGATGGCGGTCAACTGCGCGGACGATCCCGACCGCCCCGGCGCCGACCGGATCACCGCGGACCTGCCCCGGCTGCGGGCCGCCTACGAACAGGCGTCCCCCGTCTTCGGCCGCTACAGGCTCACCGAGTACCTCATGTGCTTCGGCCGTCCGAAGGGCACCGACTTCATCCGCGAGAAGGTGCGCGACGTCCCCACCGCGAAGATCCTGCTCGTCGGCACCCGGGGCGACCCGGCGACGCCGTATCGCTGGACCGTGGAGACCGCCAAGCGCCTCGGCGACTCGGCCGTCGTCCTCGACAACAAGGGCGAGGGCCACACCGGCTACGGCTCCTCCAAGTGCGTGCACCGCAAGGTCGACGACTTCCTGCTGTACGGCAGCCTGCCGCCGAACGGCAGCTCGTGCGGGGCCGAACGCGACGAGTGA
- a CDS encoding methyltransferase: protein MTTTHNDDVDWDRWPVADYLAENYRELHHADAEVIAHHSAFYRRLPPGGIARSVEFGAGPNLYPLILASAASRRVDAVEAGAGNVAYLHRQIVCGPDASWLPFDALCRRLNPDLPRTLAASLAQVQVIHADVRELEPGDYELASMHFVAEGATEDRAEFADLCRAFARCVVPGGYLVAAFMENMPTYRIGPTSRWPGCPVSPATVTEVFAPLTRELSVTRVDTDPTLPDHGDSGMVLLTAVTADRRG, encoded by the coding sequence GTGACGACGACGCACAACGACGACGTGGACTGGGACCGTTGGCCGGTCGCCGACTATCTCGCCGAGAACTACCGGGAGTTGCATCACGCGGACGCCGAGGTGATCGCCCACCACTCCGCGTTCTACCGGCGTCTGCCCCCGGGCGGGATCGCCCGCTCCGTGGAGTTCGGTGCCGGGCCCAACCTCTATCCGCTGATCCTGGCGTCCGCCGCGAGCCGTCGGGTGGATGCCGTCGAGGCAGGCGCGGGCAACGTTGCCTATCTGCACCGGCAGATCGTCTGCGGGCCGGACGCGAGCTGGCTGCCGTTCGACGCCCTGTGCCGGCGCCTCAACCCCGACCTCCCGAGGACCCTCGCCGCGTCGCTGGCGCAGGTGCAGGTCATCCACGCGGACGTCCGGGAACTGGAGCCGGGCGACTACGAGCTGGCGTCCATGCACTTCGTCGCCGAGGGGGCCACCGAGGACCGGGCCGAGTTCGCCGACCTCTGCCGGGCCTTCGCCCGCTGTGTGGTGCCGGGCGGGTACCTGGTGGCCGCGTTCATGGAGAACATGCCGACCTACCGCATCGGGCCGACCTCGCGCTGGCCGGGCTGTCCCGTGAGCCCGGCGACCGTCACGGAGGTGTTCGCCCCCCTCACCCGGGAGCTGTCCGTCACCCGCGTCGACACCGATCCGACCCTCCCGGACCACGGAGACTCCGGGATGGTGCTGCTCACGGCGGTGACGGCGGACCGGCGGGGGTGA
- a CDS encoding nucleoside deaminase has translation MKDTELPYLRRWVEPAAEALEAGDEPFGSVLVGAEGEILAEDHNRVASGEHCRMCAAAHAWVGLGRIVYVASSEQPAQWLGQLGVPARPVRTLPVNEVVPGVVVAGPVPEFTERVRQLHHRFHRR, from the coding sequence GTGAAGGACACCGAACTGCCCTATCTGCGCCGCTGGGTCGAGCCGGCGGCCGAGGCGCTGGAGGCCGGGGACGAGCCGTTCGGCTCGGTCCTGGTGGGCGCCGAGGGCGAGATCCTCGCCGAGGACCACAACCGCGTGGCCTCCGGCGAGCACTGTCGGATGTGCGCCGCCGCGCACGCCTGGGTGGGCCTCGGACGCATCGTGTACGTCGCCTCGTCCGAGCAGCCGGCCCAGTGGCTGGGCCAGTTGGGCGTGCCGGCGCGACCGGTGCGGACCCTGCCGGTCAACGAGGTCGTGCCCGGTGTGGTCGTGGCGGGCCCGGTGCCCGAGTTCACGGAGCGTGTACGGCAGTTGCACCATCGGTTCCACCGGCGCTGA
- a CDS encoding MFS transporter, whose translation MFTLSPAKGTALPASAPLPWSGLLALSTAAFTAVLTELLPAGLLPRMAASLGVSETRIGFLVTGYAAASFASAVPLTALLRGLPRRPVLIGALLGFAVSNAVVALSSSYPLTFAARLVAGCMGGILWAMLAGYAARMVPAGRRGRAIAIVLAGITLALSLGVPAGTALAGAVGWRTAFGLLAGLAVLLVGWVRWRVPGLPGEAPHARVPLVRVAALPGVPAVLCVTLFLLVGHQTMYTYVAPFAAHAGFGRTGVLLLVFGAATVVGIWLTGMLVDRHPRSALLGALGLCAAVMPVLGLAAGVPGLMLVAVALWGVAFGGAPTLIQTALVDASGPERADAATSLQTTVYNAGIATGSLTGGVVLADLGAGALPWTALPLVVTALAVVGLSRRNAFPPRRGCS comes from the coding sequence ATGTTCACCCTCTCCCCGGCCAAGGGCACGGCCCTGCCCGCCTCCGCCCCGCTGCCGTGGTCCGGGCTCCTCGCCCTGTCTACGGCCGCCTTCACCGCTGTGCTGACGGAACTGCTGCCCGCGGGCCTGCTGCCCCGCATGGCCGCGTCCCTGGGCGTCTCCGAGACCCGGATCGGCTTCCTCGTCACCGGGTACGCGGCCGCGTCCTTCGCCTCCGCCGTCCCGCTCACGGCGCTGCTGCGCGGGCTGCCGCGCCGGCCGGTGCTCATCGGCGCTCTGCTCGGGTTCGCGGTGAGCAACGCGGTGGTGGCGCTGTCCTCCTCGTACCCCTTGACGTTCGCCGCACGGCTGGTGGCCGGCTGCATGGGCGGAATCCTCTGGGCGATGCTCGCCGGGTACGCGGCCCGGATGGTGCCGGCCGGGCGGCGCGGCCGGGCGATCGCGATCGTGCTCGCCGGGATCACCCTCGCCCTGTCCCTGGGCGTCCCCGCCGGTACGGCGCTGGCCGGGGCGGTGGGCTGGCGCACGGCGTTCGGGCTGCTGGCCGGTCTCGCCGTGCTGCTGGTGGGCTGGGTGCGGTGGCGGGTTCCCGGTCTGCCGGGCGAGGCGCCGCACGCGCGCGTGCCGCTCGTCCGGGTCGCCGCGCTGCCGGGCGTCCCCGCCGTCCTGTGCGTCACGCTGTTCCTGCTGGTGGGGCACCAGACGATGTACACGTATGTCGCGCCGTTCGCGGCGCATGCCGGCTTCGGCCGTACCGGAGTGCTCCTGCTGGTGTTCGGAGCGGCCACGGTGGTGGGGATCTGGCTCACCGGGATGCTGGTGGACCGGCATCCGCGGTCGGCGCTGCTCGGCGCGCTGGGGTTGTGCGCGGCGGTGATGCCCGTGCTGGGGCTGGCCGCCGGGGTGCCGGGCCTAATGCTGGTCGCGGTCGCCCTGTGGGGCGTGGCCTTCGGGGGCGCGCCGACGCTGATCCAGACGGCGCTGGTCGACGCCTCGGGCCCGGAGCGGGCGGACGCGGCAACGTCGTTGCAGACCACGGTGTACAACGCCGGGATCGCGACGGGTTCGCTGACCGGCGGCGTGGTGCTGGCGGACCTGGGCGCGGGCGCCCTGCCCTGGACGGCACTGCCGCTGGTCGTGACGGCCCTCGCGGTGGTCGGCCTCAGCAGGCGAAACGCGTTTCCGCCGAGGCGGGGATGCTCCTAG
- a CDS encoding MerR family transcriptional regulator — translation MRIGELSRRTGVPTRLLRYYEEQDLLHPERADNGYRAYGEAAVRDVQQIRGLLDSGLTTEMIRTILPYLSAPEEILLAPEHLTPETAALLEAHVDRIQARIDCLARNRDRLSAYLAAVREEAGRP, via the coding sequence ATGAGAATCGGTGAACTGTCCCGTCGTACCGGAGTCCCCACCAGGCTGCTGCGCTACTACGAGGAGCAGGACCTGCTCCACCCCGAGCGGGCCGACAACGGCTACCGCGCCTACGGCGAGGCGGCCGTCCGGGACGTCCAGCAGATCCGCGGTCTGCTGGACTCCGGCCTGACCACGGAGATGATCCGCACGATCCTGCCGTACCTGTCGGCGCCGGAGGAGATCCTGCTGGCGCCCGAGCACCTGACCCCGGAGACGGCCGCCCTCCTGGAGGCCCACGTCGACCGCATCCAGGCCCGGATCGACTGCCTGGCCCGCAACCGCGACCGGCTCAGCGCCTACCTGGCGGCGGTGCGCGAGGAGGCCGGGCGGCCGTAA
- a CDS encoding GNAT family N-acetyltransferase, which yields MDHVAVLALFDRNMREGAQPDGPGARVERVGRVVRQVAAEHGWNGVVWSDLDEASADRAIAEQIAYYTRLGREFEWKLYGHDLPVDLGERLRAAGFTPEPEETLMIAEVADLTLDVEPPEGIRFLPVTDQAGVDLVADVHEKAFGTDSTRLRHQLRARLRDDPDTVVAVVALAGDEPVSAARMELVPGTRFAGLWGGGTVEGWRGRGIYRALVAHRARSAVERGYRYLQVDALATSRPILERLGFEPLSITQPHVYHP from the coding sequence ATGGATCATGTCGCGGTACTCGCCCTCTTCGACCGGAACATGCGCGAAGGCGCCCAGCCGGACGGTCCCGGTGCCCGTGTCGAGCGGGTCGGCAGGGTGGTCCGCCAGGTCGCCGCCGAGCACGGCTGGAACGGTGTCGTCTGGTCCGACCTGGACGAGGCGAGCGCCGACCGGGCGATCGCCGAGCAGATCGCGTACTACACCCGGCTCGGCCGCGAGTTCGAGTGGAAGCTGTACGGGCACGACCTGCCCGTCGACCTGGGAGAGCGGCTGCGGGCCGCCGGGTTCACCCCGGAGCCCGAGGAGACGCTGATGATCGCCGAGGTCGCCGATCTCACCCTGGACGTCGAGCCGCCCGAGGGGATCCGCTTCCTGCCGGTCACCGACCAGGCGGGCGTCGACCTCGTGGCGGACGTGCACGAGAAGGCCTTCGGCACCGACAGCACCCGGTTGCGGCACCAGTTGCGCGCCCGGCTGCGGGACGATCCCGACACCGTCGTCGCGGTCGTCGCGCTCGCCGGGGACGAGCCGGTCAGCGCGGCCCGCATGGAGCTCGTGCCCGGCACCCGCTTCGCCGGCCTGTGGGGCGGCGGCACCGTCGAGGGCTGGCGCGGCCGTGGCATCTACCGCGCCCTGGTCGCCCACCGTGCCCGCTCCGCAGTGGAGCGGGGATACCGCTACCTCCAGGTCGACGCGCTGGCCACGAGCCGCCCCATCCTGGAACGCCTCGGGTTCGAGCCGCTGTCGATCACACAGCCGCACGTGTACCACCCGTAG
- a CDS encoding NAD(P)-dependent oxidoreductase → MTTNQHQNILLAGASGVLGRHIARALTDAGHKVTGLGRGEGNGVRADLMDRDALLRAVDGEHFDTVVHAATALRKPPVRHRDMYATDALRTEGTAHLIEAARATGARRFVTESMVFGYGYGDFGDQPITEDDEFGPRGTDPELERHLAGMRVKEQLTFGAPGLEGVALRFGLFYGPGGTDALLPLLRKRQLPAPADHGRALPWVELTDAARAVAAAVEHGRAGQAYNIADRTPMGFRAHLLCVAAEFGLPKPMSVPLWLTRPMGYAHTMFSSSMRVSARKAERELGWTPVYPSGRAGLAALRAATTR, encoded by the coding sequence ATGACGACGAACCAGCACCAGAACATCCTCCTCGCAGGCGCGAGCGGCGTCCTCGGCCGCCACATCGCCAGGGCCCTGACCGACGCCGGTCACAAGGTCACCGGACTGGGCCGGGGCGAGGGCAACGGCGTGCGCGCCGATCTCATGGACCGCGACGCCCTGCTGCGGGCCGTGGACGGCGAGCATTTCGACACGGTCGTCCACGCGGCGACCGCCCTGCGCAAGCCGCCCGTGCGCCACCGCGACATGTACGCCACCGACGCCCTGCGCACCGAGGGCACCGCCCATCTGATCGAGGCGGCCCGGGCCACCGGAGCACGCCGTTTCGTCACCGAGTCGATGGTCTTCGGATACGGCTACGGCGACTTCGGCGACCAACCGATCACCGAGGACGACGAGTTCGGCCCGCGCGGCACCGACCCGGAACTGGAGCGGCATCTCGCCGGCATGCGGGTCAAGGAGCAACTCACTTTCGGTGCGCCAGGGTTGGAGGGTGTCGCGCTCCGGTTCGGCCTCTTCTACGGCCCCGGCGGCACCGACGCCCTGCTGCCTCTGCTGCGCAAGCGGCAGCTGCCCGCTCCCGCGGACCACGGCCGGGCCCTGCCCTGGGTGGAACTCACCGACGCGGCCCGCGCGGTGGCCGCCGCGGTCGAACACGGGCGCGCCGGGCAGGCGTACAACATCGCGGACCGCACCCCGATGGGCTTCCGTGCCCATCTGCTGTGCGTGGCCGCGGAGTTCGGGCTGCCGAAGCCGATGTCCGTGCCCCTGTGGCTGACCAGGCCGATGGGGTACGCGCACACGATGTTCTCGTCGAGCATGCGGGTGTCGGCGCGGAAGGCCGAGCGGGAACTGGGCTGGACGCCCGTGTACCCCTCCGGCCGTGCGGGCCTGGCCGCGCTGCGGGCCGCGACGACCCGGTGA